A genomic window from Flavobacterium phycosphaerae includes:
- a CDS encoding molybdopterin molybdotransferase MoeA, with the protein MISVNEAFSILNKITFSPKEKEVFLLESRNNILAETLLSPINMPPFRQSNMDGFALCLHNALEYEIIGEVKAGDENQQELKPGQALKIFTGAALPDSAQAVIQIEKVAVTGNQLHLQEQVIPETNVRPLGSQIKQNDEALAKGTFLNAAAIGFLAGLGYTKVKVYQKPTVSIVVTGNELVQPGQPLPYGKVYESNAIMLQTALYNAYYVEVKLYQVNDDFENTKAVLDKAISENEIVLVSGGISVGDYDFVGKALESLQVETLFYKVSQKPGKPLLVGKKDDKLVFALPGNPAASLTCFYIHVLPTLQRWSGMAISYESKSTRTLAHDFIVNNSRDQFLKATSMGRK; encoded by the coding sequence ATGATTTCCGTAAACGAAGCCTTTTCGATTTTGAATAAAATCACTTTTTCTCCTAAAGAAAAGGAAGTTTTCTTATTGGAATCTCGGAACAATATTTTAGCGGAAACCTTGTTGTCACCCATTAACATGCCGCCGTTTCGGCAATCAAATATGGATGGTTTTGCACTTTGTCTTCATAATGCTTTGGAGTATGAAATCATTGGTGAAGTGAAAGCCGGTGATGAAAATCAACAGGAACTTAAACCCGGTCAAGCCTTAAAAATATTTACCGGAGCTGCCCTTCCTGATTCGGCACAAGCAGTCATTCAGATTGAAAAAGTTGCTGTAACCGGCAATCAATTACATCTTCAAGAACAAGTAATTCCCGAAACCAACGTTAGGCCATTAGGCTCACAAATCAAACAAAATGATGAGGCATTAGCAAAAGGAACGTTCCTCAATGCTGCAGCTATCGGTTTCTTAGCCGGATTGGGTTATACGAAAGTCAAAGTCTATCAAAAGCCAACTGTATCCATTGTCGTTACCGGAAATGAATTGGTTCAACCTGGGCAACCCTTGCCTTATGGCAAAGTCTATGAAAGTAATGCGATTATGTTGCAAACGGCTTTGTATAATGCTTATTATGTTGAGGTTAAACTGTATCAGGTTAATGATGATTTTGAAAATACGAAAGCTGTTTTAGATAAAGCTATATCAGAAAATGAGATAGTTTTAGTTTCGGGTGGTATTTCTGTTGGAGATTATGATTTTGTGGGCAAAGCATTAGAAAGTTTACAAGTAGAAACCTTGTTTTATAAAGTCAGCCAAAAACCCGGCAAGCCATTATTAGTGGGGAAAAAAGATGACAAATTAGTTTTTGCTTTACCCGGAAACCCAGCAGCAAGCCTGACTTGTTTTTATATCCATGTGTTGCCAACCTTACAACGATGGTCCGGAATGGCTATTTCCTACGAATCCAAAAGCACTAGGACTTTGGCACATGATTTTATAGTAAATAATTCACGTGACCAGTTTTTAAAAGCAACAAGCATGGGGAGGAAGTGA
- a CDS encoding molybdenum cofactor biosynthesis protein MoaE yields the protein METTKPKKSSFLDGAISAEFIGNSIAKHQSKTTIGAHNIFLGQVRADVIEGKPVVAIEYSAYETMAEQVFYEIREEAFAKYDLTCMHIYHSLGLVKAGEICLFVFVSAPRRKVVFEAIEFLVEAIKAKVPVFGKEIFEDETYTWKKNT from the coding sequence ATGGAAACTACAAAACCAAAAAAATCATCTTTTCTTGATGGTGCCATTTCTGCCGAGTTCATCGGAAATTCTATTGCCAAGCATCAAAGTAAAACTACCATTGGCGCTCACAATATCTTCCTTGGTCAGGTTCGTGCCGATGTGATAGAAGGAAAACCGGTAGTAGCTATTGAATACTCGGCTTACGAAACTATGGCAGAGCAAGTTTTTTATGAAATCAGAGAAGAAGCTTTTGCCAAGTATGACTTAACTTGTATGCATATTTACCACAGCTTAGGATTGGTAAAAGCTGGGGAGATTTGTCTCTTTGTTTTTGTTTCGGCACCAAGACGAAAAGTAGTTTTTGAAGCGATTGAATTTTTAGTTGAAGCAATAAAAGCAAAGGTTCCGGTATTTGGTAAAGAAATTTTTGAAGACGAAACCTATACTTGGAAAAAAAACACTTAA
- a CDS encoding sulfite exporter TauE/SafE family protein: protein MTDLINSPLLIVLLAVVAFLYASVGHGGASGYLALMSLFAFPVTFMKPTALVLNILVSAISFYFFYREKKFEWKLFYPFAITSVPFSFLGGMIAIETHYYKIALGTVLVFAVARLLGLFGNEKTVRKPLNIPLALFIGALIGFLSGLLGIGGGIILSPVILLLGWANIKQTAAVSALFIFVNSVSGLFGFMSKGGTLPSSSLTLIMAALVGGIFGAYYGSRKFNTLTLRTVLSFVLGIAILKLYTT, encoded by the coding sequence ATGACTGATTTGATAAACTCCCCATTATTAATTGTTTTATTGGCTGTAGTAGCTTTTTTATATGCCAGTGTCGGACACGGAGGCGCCAGTGGTTATTTGGCTTTAATGAGTTTGTTCGCTTTTCCGGTAACCTTCATGAAACCCACCGCTTTGGTGCTGAATATTTTGGTTTCGGCCATTTCATTTTATTTTTTCTATAGAGAAAAAAAGTTTGAATGGAAATTGTTTTATCCGTTTGCTATCACTTCGGTTCCTTTTTCTTTTTTGGGTGGAATGATTGCTATTGAAACGCATTATTATAAAATAGCCTTGGGAACTGTACTGGTTTTTGCGGTTGCCCGTTTATTGGGTTTGTTTGGCAATGAAAAAACGGTACGAAAACCATTAAACATACCTTTAGCCTTATTCATAGGAGCTCTAATAGGATTTCTATCAGGATTACTCGGCATTGGCGGCGGCATTATTTTGAGTCCGGTCATCTTGTTATTAGGCTGGGCCAATATCAAACAAACCGCTGCGGTTTCGGCTTTGTTTATTTTTGTAAATTCTGTTTCCGGGCTTTTTGGATTTATGTCTAAAGGAGGAACATTGCCAAGTTCATCACTGACATTGATTATGGCAGCTCTCGTAGGAGGCATATTCGGAGCCTATTATGGAAGTAGAAAATTCAACACACTAACGCTACGAACGGTTTTGAGTTTTGTACTCGGCATAGCCATTTTAAAACTATATACTACCTAG
- a CDS encoding xanthine dehydrogenase molybdopterin binding subunit has protein sequence MINIDAHNHVKGKSIYLDDIQEIHGTLYALPFDATVAHAKIKSIDLELALKAKGIVEILTAKDIPGQNQIGGIFPDEPLLADGEVHFRGQVIALIVGKSEHDCRMAAKLIKVVYEELPVITDPREAQKQDKLIMPPRQFKLGDTATAWSQCEYIFEGRSDVNGQEHLYIETQGAYARPKEDGSIIISSSTQGPTAVQRMVAQVLGIPMHKIEIDTVRLGGGFGGKEDQATPWAVMVALAAQHLHKPVKMSMHRMDDMRMTGKRHPYSADFKIGLNKDLKIIAYEVTHYQNAGAAADLSPAVMERTLFHSTNAYFIPNVIAKAYSCKTNLPPNTAFRGFGGPQGKFVIEAAIVKAAESLGISPAVIQKANLVKEGDELSYGQILQQVEAQNAWETCMKSYDYETQKKRVEEFNANNTRFKKGLAIQPICFGISFTNTMMNHARALVHIYHDGSVVVSTGGVEMGQGLNTKMLQIVIETFGINANKVRIESTNTLRVANTSPTAASAGADLNGKALQMACNALLERLKAVAQKEYTDQIIELKEEMVYANEVKTEITWNALITRAFTQRVALSENAHYATPTIHYDKTKEKGHPFAYHVYGTAIHEVTVDCLKGTYDFDSVNIVHDFGKSMNPTIDNGQIEGGLVQGIGWMTLEEIIYNDQGRLVSNALSTYKVPDIYSVPKVINIQHLETEGHELAIKKSKAVGEPPLMYGIGAYFAIRNAVKAFNPDADLAVNAPYTPEKVLMDLYKKS, from the coding sequence ATGATTAATATAGACGCTCATAATCACGTAAAAGGAAAGTCCATTTACTTAGATGATATTCAGGAGATTCACGGAACGCTTTATGCTTTGCCGTTTGATGCAACAGTAGCTCATGCTAAAATTAAAAGCATTGATTTAGAATTGGCACTAAAAGCCAAAGGCATAGTCGAAATTTTAACGGCAAAAGATATTCCCGGTCAAAATCAAATCGGAGGTATTTTTCCGGATGAACCTTTACTAGCCGATGGCGAAGTACATTTTCGAGGACAAGTTATTGCTTTGATTGTTGGAAAATCGGAACACGACTGTCGCATGGCAGCCAAACTAATTAAAGTAGTTTACGAAGAATTACCGGTAATCACCGATCCGAGAGAAGCGCAGAAGCAGGATAAACTTATCATGCCTCCAAGACAATTCAAGTTGGGAGATACAGCAACCGCTTGGTCACAATGCGAATACATTTTTGAAGGCAGAAGCGATGTCAACGGACAGGAACATTTATACATAGAAACTCAAGGTGCTTACGCCCGTCCCAAAGAAGACGGAAGTATCATTATTTCTTCTTCTACACAAGGTCCAACCGCTGTTCAAAGGATGGTGGCTCAAGTACTGGGAATCCCAATGCATAAAATTGAAATCGATACCGTTCGTTTAGGTGGTGGTTTTGGTGGGAAAGAAGACCAAGCAACCCCTTGGGCTGTAATGGTTGCTTTAGCGGCTCAACATTTACACAAACCGGTAAAAATGTCGATGCACCGCATGGACGATATGCGTATGACCGGAAAGCGCCATCCGTATTCGGCCGATTTTAAAATTGGTTTGAATAAAGACTTAAAGATTATTGCTTACGAAGTAACTCATTATCAAAATGCAGGAGCAGCAGCCGATTTATCACCGGCAGTTATGGAACGTACTTTGTTTCATTCTACCAATGCGTATTTTATTCCAAATGTAATTGCGAAAGCGTACAGTTGTAAAACCAATTTACCACCGAATACAGCATTCAGAGGTTTTGGCGGACCACAAGGGAAGTTTGTCATTGAAGCTGCCATTGTAAAAGCAGCGGAATCATTAGGAATAAGTCCTGCAGTCATTCAGAAAGCGAACTTGGTTAAAGAGGGCGATGAGTTATCGTATGGTCAAATTTTGCAACAAGTAGAAGCACAAAATGCTTGGGAAACCTGCATGAAAAGCTACGATTACGAAACTCAAAAGAAACGAGTAGAAGAATTCAATGCTAACAATACACGATTCAAAAAAGGTTTAGCGATTCAACCGATTTGCTTCGGAATTTCGTTTACCAATACCATGATGAATCACGCTCGTGCTTTGGTACATATTTATCATGACGGAAGCGTAGTAGTAAGTACCGGAGGTGTTGAGATGGGGCAGGGGTTGAATACCAAAATGCTCCAAATCGTGATAGAAACCTTTGGAATCAATGCGAATAAAGTCCGAATTGAATCAACAAATACATTACGCGTTGCCAATACGTCACCAACCGCTGCGAGTGCCGGAGCTGACCTGAATGGAAAAGCTTTACAAATGGCGTGTAACGCTTTGTTGGAACGATTGAAAGCTGTAGCTCAAAAAGAATATACCGACCAAATAATTGAATTAAAAGAGGAGATGGTTTATGCCAATGAGGTAAAAACTGAAATCACCTGGAATGCCTTAATCACCAGAGCATTTACCCAACGTGTAGCTTTGAGTGAAAATGCGCATTATGCTACGCCAACCATCCATTACGATAAAACCAAAGAAAAAGGACATCCGTTTGCATACCATGTATACGGCACGGCTATTCATGAAGTAACAGTCGATTGTTTGAAAGGAACCTACGATTTTGACAGCGTGAATATTGTACACGATTTCGGAAAAAGTATGAATCCAACGATTGACAACGGACAGATTGAAGGCGGATTGGTACAAGGAATTGGTTGGATGACTTTGGAAGAAATCATTTATAACGACCAAGGACGATTGGTTTCCAATGCACTGTCGACATACAAAGTTCCCGATATTTATTCGGTTCCGAAGGTGATTAACATTCAACATTTGGAAACTGAAGGTCACGAACTCGCCATTAAAAAATCAAAAGCTGTGGGTGAACCACCGTTGATGTATGGAATCGGAGCTTATTTTGCCATTCGCAATGCTGTGAAAGCTTTCAATCCCGATGCTGATTTAGCAGTAAACGCACCGTATACGCCTGAGAAAGTGTTGATGGACTTGTACAAGAAGTCATAA
- a CDS encoding MoaD/ThiS family protein, with amino-acid sequence MKTIKCTVKYYGIIRDILETDSDVAEFSAFIPTLNDIKLVLEKSAPEIKKVEYLFAVNQKIVSNLKLVLKHNDEIALLPAFSGG; translated from the coding sequence ATGAAGACTATAAAATGTACGGTAAAATATTATGGCATTATCAGGGATATACTAGAGACGGATAGTGATGTTGCTGAGTTTAGTGCATTCATTCCGACGCTGAATGATATAAAACTCGTACTCGAAAAATCGGCTCCCGAAATCAAAAAGGTGGAGTATTTGTTTGCCGTCAATCAGAAGATTGTTTCCAATTTGAAATTAGTGCTGAAACATAACGATGAGATTGCTTTGTTACCGGCTTTTTCAGGAGGATAA
- a CDS encoding XdhC family protein, producing the protein MVIDFYKKVQQVLQEEQRLILMVVIANEGSSPGRKGFKMLVSKQQMFGTIGGGIMEHKLVEFAESLLDKPHFEPFIKHQIHDKSAPKDQSGMICSGQQTIAFYDVDSNYFALLEEILSDEVVTINYSNHGVKTHKPEVSEWMFSETNCLIQKVYIVGGGHVGLALSEVLSKLDFEIHLLDHRENLNTMEANHFVKSKAVIEFESIENHIPEGDNVYVVIMSFGYRTDDIIIRRLLGKNFKYIGMLGSAAKIETLFKNLEADGFDKNQIAKVYAPIGIDIKSETTYEIAVSVAAQLIKIRNQDR; encoded by the coding sequence ATGGTGATTGATTTCTATAAAAAAGTTCAGCAAGTACTTCAAGAAGAACAGCGACTGATTCTGATGGTAGTTATTGCCAATGAAGGCAGCAGCCCAGGAAGAAAAGGTTTTAAAATGTTGGTGTCCAAACAGCAAATGTTCGGTACGATTGGTGGCGGCATTATGGAACATAAATTGGTAGAGTTTGCGGAAAGTCTTTTAGATAAACCGCATTTTGAACCTTTCATAAAACATCAGATTCACGACAAATCGGCTCCTAAAGACCAATCGGGGATGATTTGTTCCGGGCAACAAACGATTGCTTTTTATGATGTTGATTCCAATTATTTTGCTTTGTTAGAAGAGATACTTTCCGATGAGGTTGTTACAATTAATTATTCTAATCATGGCGTCAAAACCCACAAACCTGAAGTTAGTGAATGGATGTTTTCAGAAACTAATTGTTTGATTCAAAAGGTTTACATTGTTGGCGGAGGCCATGTAGGTTTGGCGTTGAGCGAAGTGCTGTCTAAATTGGATTTTGAAATTCATCTGCTGGATCATCGAGAAAATTTAAATACGATGGAAGCGAATCATTTCGTCAAATCCAAAGCCGTAATCGAATTTGAATCCATAGAAAATCACATACCAGAAGGAGATAACGTTTATGTTGTAATTATGTCTTTCGGTTACCGAACGGATGATATTATTATTCGACGATTGCTGGGGAAAAATTTCAAATACATAGGGATGCTGGGCAGTGCGGCAAAGATTGAAACGCTATTCAAAAATCTCGAAGCCGATGGTTTTGACAAAAATCAAATTGCCAAAGTATACGCACCCATTGGCATTGATATTAAAAGTGAAACCACTTATGAAATTGCTGTTAGTGTGGCAGCCCAACTCATAAAAATCAGAAACCAAGACCGATGA
- the moaCB gene encoding bifunctional molybdenum cofactor biosynthesis protein MoaC/MoaB, protein MVDITHKITTLRTAVAQAIVKVGSAETIQAVLAKKVPKGDVLEVARTAGLFAVKNTASVIPDCHPMPIEFTGIQFECFEDYISIEVTVKTIYKTGVEVEAMHGASIVALTMYDMLKPIDKKVEISTVKLLHKKGGKSDFGTKENFNLSTAVIVCSDSVSAGTKQDTSGKVITEKLQKLGLTVAQYDIIPDKIDDIQSLIHKHLQQKTDLVIVTGGTGLSHKDVTPEAVIPLLDRRIPGIEEAIRAYGQERTPFAMLSRSVVGFKGDTLIMALPGSVGGASESIDAVFPSVLHLFKLLNGFDHGK, encoded by the coding sequence ATGGTCGATATCACCCATAAAATAACAACACTAAGAACAGCAGTGGCTCAAGCTATTGTAAAGGTAGGTTCAGCCGAAACCATACAAGCGGTTTTAGCAAAAAAAGTACCCAAAGGCGATGTGCTCGAAGTAGCCAGAACAGCAGGCTTATTTGCTGTAAAAAACACAGCAAGCGTCATTCCGGATTGCCACCCGATGCCGATTGAATTTACGGGAATTCAATTTGAATGTTTTGAAGATTACATCTCAATTGAAGTTACCGTGAAAACCATATACAAAACCGGTGTTGAAGTGGAAGCCATGCACGGGGCGTCTATCGTGGCCTTAACAATGTACGACATGCTAAAACCTATCGATAAAAAGGTAGAGATTTCGACAGTAAAGTTGTTGCATAAGAAAGGAGGGAAATCTGATTTCGGTACCAAAGAAAATTTCAATCTTTCAACCGCTGTCATTGTTTGTTCCGATAGTGTTTCGGCAGGAACTAAGCAAGATACTTCGGGAAAAGTGATCACTGAAAAGCTTCAAAAATTAGGATTGACCGTAGCACAATACGATATCATTCCGGACAAAATCGACGATATTCAAAGTCTAATTCATAAACATTTACAACAAAAAACCGATTTGGTTATTGTAACCGGAGGCACAGGTTTGTCACACAAAGATGTCACACCCGAAGCTGTAATTCCGTTATTAGACAGAAGAATTCCGGGAATAGAAGAAGCAATTCGGGCTTATGGGCAAGAAAGAACGCCCTTTGCTATGCTTTCACGAAGTGTTGTCGGATTCAAAGGCGATACTTTGATTATGGCGTTACCCGGCTCTGTTGGTGGAGCTTCAGAATCGATTGATGCGGTTTTTCCTTCTGTGCTACATTTGTTTAAATTATTGAACGGATTTGATCATGGAAAATAA
- a CDS encoding FAD binding domain-containing protein yields the protein MIQFILNNRLIQTDKSASTTLLDFIRYDENLRGTKIGCREGDCGACTVLIGSLKEGKTEYASATSCLTPLANVHGKHIVTVEGLNLPEKLNQVQQAMVDCSGTQCGFCTPGFVNSMSGYALTCSEPTVESAISSIDGNICRCTGYKTIERAAAKVTEVLLQKDQSQPLSWLVANDFVPDYFLTIEQRLKEFQSEYTSNGQVPIGGGTDLYVQKHDELHDMDMNYLFDKEELNGITFNGNSCLLKSSATVTDLIENETLLNAIPNWYNYLKLLSSTPIRNIATIAGNIANGSPIGDFTIILLAMKAQLTLTNKENVSRQVMLKDFYLGYKTLDKKTDEIISEIAFEVPTSSKFHFEKVCKRQYLDIASVNTAITVSTNGTAITDADVSMGGVGPIPKYLAKTSTFLVGKEITVATVKEAEQLLQTELAPISDARGTEAYKRLLARQLFFAHFITLFPETFKMNDLV from the coding sequence ATGATTCAATTTATATTAAATAATCGGTTGATTCAAACCGATAAATCGGCTAGCACTACCTTGCTCGACTTTATTCGTTACGACGAAAACCTGCGCGGAACTAAAATCGGTTGTCGTGAAGGGGATTGCGGAGCTTGTACGGTGTTGATTGGCTCATTAAAAGAAGGTAAAACCGAGTATGCCAGTGCCACTTCATGCTTAACGCCGTTAGCGAATGTTCACGGTAAACACATCGTTACTGTAGAAGGATTGAACTTACCCGAAAAACTAAATCAAGTACAACAAGCCATGGTAGATTGTTCAGGAACGCAATGCGGATTTTGTACGCCGGGCTTTGTGAATTCGATGAGTGGGTATGCTTTGACTTGCTCTGAACCTACAGTAGAAAGCGCTATCAGTTCTATTGACGGAAATATTTGCCGTTGTACCGGTTATAAAACCATTGAACGCGCTGCCGCAAAAGTGACCGAAGTGTTGTTGCAAAAAGACCAAAGTCAGCCTTTGTCTTGGTTAGTTGCCAATGATTTTGTGCCCGATTATTTTTTAACAATTGAACAAAGATTAAAAGAATTTCAAAGCGAATATACTTCGAATGGTCAAGTACCGATTGGTGGCGGAACCGATTTATACGTTCAAAAACATGACGAATTACACGACATGGATATGAATTATTTATTCGATAAAGAAGAACTAAACGGAATTACTTTCAATGGAAATAGTTGTCTACTGAAATCGTCTGCAACCGTTACCGATTTAATTGAAAACGAAACATTGTTAAATGCGATTCCGAATTGGTATAATTATCTAAAATTACTGTCGTCAACGCCAATTCGAAACATTGCTACCATAGCCGGAAACATTGCTAATGGTTCACCCATTGGAGATTTTACGATTATTCTTTTAGCCATGAAAGCCCAATTGACATTGACGAATAAAGAAAATGTCAGTCGACAAGTCATGCTGAAAGACTTTTATTTGGGTTACAAAACCTTAGATAAAAAAACGGACGAAATCATTTCCGAGATTGCATTTGAAGTCCCTACTTCCAGTAAATTCCATTTCGAAAAAGTATGCAAACGACAATATTTAGATATTGCCAGTGTGAATACTGCTATCACCGTTTCTACTAATGGGACTGCAATTACTGATGCTGATGTTTCTATGGGAGGCGTTGGTCCGATTCCAAAATATTTAGCCAAAACCAGTACTTTTTTAGTTGGAAAAGAGATAACTGTAGCAACAGTAAAAGAAGCAGAACAACTTTTGCAAACCGAGTTAGCACCTATCAGCGATGCTCGTGGTACCGAAGCATATAAAAGACTTTTGGCGCGCCAATTGTTCTTTGCCCATTTCATTACGCTATTTCCTGAAACCTTTAAAATGAACGATTTAGTATGA
- a CDS encoding HesA/MoeB/ThiF family protein: MQNTMYSKRYDKQIKLPEVGISGQEKLGKAKVLVIGAGGLGCPVLQNLAAAGVGCIGIVDGDVVEETNLHRQFLYTKEDCGKFKVTVAAEAISKQNPEVKVIPYADYFTNNNAFQIVSDYQIIVDCTDTIPTRYLMNDVALVKAIPMVYASIHKFEGQLSIFNYNNGPSYRCLFPENEPINTMDTCADLGVLGVLPNVLGGMQANEILKMILGIGSVLNGRLLLYNALDNSVQTIDFQKNENEINKGMQNGLSILNAEPTTEIGLLSSSDFFREAQNKNNLVIDIREHYEEPKVMIENYKTVPLGQLDDFLKHIDKNQKIILFCQNGSRSKLASNYLQKNGFTNLYHLENGVEALQTITS; encoded by the coding sequence ATGCAGAATACAATGTACAGCAAACGATATGATAAACAAATCAAACTGCCTGAAGTAGGTATTTCAGGTCAGGAAAAGCTCGGCAAGGCTAAAGTATTAGTCATTGGTGCCGGTGGTTTGGGCTGCCCGGTGTTGCAAAATTTGGCTGCAGCCGGAGTAGGTTGTATCGGTATTGTGGATGGAGATGTTGTGGAAGAAACCAATTTACACAGACAATTTTTATACACCAAAGAAGACTGCGGAAAATTCAAAGTTACTGTCGCTGCTGAAGCCATTTCAAAGCAAAATCCGGAAGTTAAAGTGATTCCGTATGCAGATTATTTTACCAATAACAATGCCTTTCAAATCGTTTCCGATTACCAAATCATAGTGGACTGTACCGATACTATACCAACGCGTTATCTGATGAATGATGTTGCATTGGTGAAAGCAATCCCGATGGTGTATGCTTCGATTCACAAATTTGAAGGACAACTTTCTATTTTTAATTATAACAACGGACCTTCCTATCGCTGCTTGTTTCCGGAAAATGAGCCTATAAATACGATGGATACTTGTGCAGATTTGGGTGTTTTAGGTGTTTTGCCTAATGTACTGGGTGGTATGCAAGCTAATGAAATTTTAAAAATGATTTTGGGAATCGGCTCAGTTTTAAACGGCAGATTGTTGTTGTATAATGCGTTAGATAATTCTGTTCAAACAATTGATTTTCAAAAAAATGAGAATGAAATAAATAAAGGAATGCAAAACGGATTATCTATTTTAAATGCTGAACCAACAACTGAAATAGGCTTACTGTCTTCCTCCGATTTTTTTAGAGAAGCACAAAACAAAAACAATCTGGTGATTGACATTCGCGAACACTATGAAGAGCCAAAAGTAATGATAGAAAATTATAAGACTGTACCTTTGGGGCAACTGGATGACTTTCTGAAACACATCGACAAAAACCAAAAAATAATTCTCTTTTGCCAAAACGGAAGCAGAAGTAAATTAGCTTCAAACTATTTGCAAAAAAATGGATTTACCAATTTGTATCATCTAGAGAATGGCGTTGAAGCTCTACAAACAATAACTAGTTAA
- a CDS encoding CAL67264 family membrane protein, with protein sequence MGMNKNTVLGWATFIMIIMGFILIGLGVYRYADVAGWGFGAVGVGFLANAWVFSSLKGRV encoded by the coding sequence ATGGGAATGAATAAGAATACAGTTTTGGGTTGGGCTACCTTCATCATGATTATCATGGGCTTTATTTTAATTGGGCTTGGTGTATATCGTTACGCTGATGTTGCAGGTTGGGGATTCGGAGCTGTAGGAGTTGGTTTTTTGGCCAATGCCTGGGTGTTCAGTTCGCTCAAAGGAAGAGTTTAA
- a CDS encoding nucleoside deaminase, translated as MQEAINLSIENVKSGKGGPFGAVIVKDGKIIARGANGVTSTNDPTAHAEVVAIRNACKELGTFQLDGCEIYTSCEPCPMCLGAIYWARPDKMYFANTKKDAADINFDDQFIYEELELPFTNRKLQTEQMMRDEALEAFQLWSTSIAKIEY; from the coding sequence ATGCAAGAGGCTATCAACCTGTCTATCGAGAATGTAAAATCGGGAAAAGGCGGGCCTTTTGGTGCAGTAATCGTGAAAGACGGTAAAATTATTGCCCGCGGAGCCAATGGAGTAACTTCAACTAATGACCCTACAGCACACGCTGAGGTAGTAGCCATTAGAAATGCCTGCAAAGAATTAGGAACGTTCCAATTAGACGGTTGCGAAATCTACACCAGTTGTGAACCTTGTCCAATGTGTTTAGGAGCTATTTATTGGGCAAGACCTGATAAAATGTATTTTGCCAATACCAAAAAAGACGCTGCTGACATCAATTTTGATGACCAATTTATTTACGAAGAATTAGAATTGCCTTTTACTAACAGAAAGTTGCAAACCGAGCAAATGATGCGTGATGAAGCATTAGAAGCTTTCCAATTATGGTCTACAAGTATTGCTAAAATCGAATATTAA